In Bubalus bubalis isolate 160015118507 breed Murrah chromosome 3, NDDB_SH_1, whole genome shotgun sequence, a genomic segment contains:
- the IDNK gene encoding probable gluconokinase isoform X2, which yields MEGRGARSPACGALHLRHRGEGRRGSGREGMEVGEEKAVGRRVGGSPRRCGGRSAWGRGPGQGVTRQGRGAGWGRYRRRWGGAEVGPRALGRGPDGGPSVSGARAGRGGAGSWAAPPSAAGKAGRTGSGRRREGTGFGAMAASNVLLVMGVSGSGKSTVGALLASEDGNSTMQMTTTQRKIE from the exons ATGGAGGGACGCGGGGCCCGCTCCCCTGCCTGCGGCGCGCTCCACTTACGGCACAGAGGAGAGGGGCGCAGGGGGAGCGGCAGGgaagggatggaggtgggagaagaGAAAGCTGTGGGGCGCCGTGTGGGCGGGTCTCCGCGGCGATGCGGCGGGCGGAGCGCCTGGGGGCGGGGTCCGGGCCAGGGCGTGACTCGCCAGGGAAGGGGCGCGGGGTGGGGCAGGTATCGACGCCGGTGGGGCGGCGCGGAAGTGGGGCCACGCGCATTGGGGCGGGGTCCCGACGGGGGCCCCTCGGTGTCCGGTGcgagggcggggcggggaggggcggggtcgTGGGCGGCTCCGCCCTCCGCGGCTGGGAAGGCGGGGCGGACGGGCTCCGGAAGGCGGAGGGAAGGAACCGGATTTGGGGCGATGGCGGCGTCCAACGTGCTGCTGGTGATGGGCGTGAGCGGCTCGGGGAA ATCCACCGTGGGCGCCCTGCTGGCATCTGAG GATGGAAATTCTACGATGCAGATGACTACCACCCAGAGGAAAATCGAATGA